A window of Chaetodon auriga isolate fChaAug3 chromosome 2, fChaAug3.hap1, whole genome shotgun sequence contains these coding sequences:
- the cyb561d1 gene encoding putative transmembrane reductase CYB561D1 yields the protein MRSDVEYSPVGEGLGMRDFWLYVWLRRAAVIAAHVTGLGLTLIISLLSRPGTSLFSWHPVCMSVAYCLCMTEGILLFSAEGSPFCFKSRTGKVRLHWFCQALVLIAGVTGLGFMVASKNVSERPHLVTWHSWLGICTLVATVLQAACGICVIFPKLLRLSSSLPRLKLYHATCGLVVYLLATVTVVSAMFSDWFQATVKGVAWWAFLLLPIFPALVVMNQITNAYLPRKKITS from the exons ATGCGGTCTGATGTGGAGTACAGCCCGGTGGGAGAGGGGCTGGGGATGCGGGACTTTTGGCTGTATGTGTGGCTGCGGAGGGCGGCGGTGATAGCGGCTCACGTCACCGGCCTCGGCCTGACCCTCATCATCTCCCTGCTGTCCAGACCCGGAACCA GTCTGTTTTCCTGGCATCCCGTGTGCATGTCTGTGGCA TACTGTCTGTGTATGACTGAAGGCATCCTCCTCTTCTCGGCCGAGGGATCCCCCTTTTGTTTCAAGTCTCGGACGGGCAAAGTCCGTCTCCACTGGTTCTGTCAGGCTCTGGTCCTGATAGCTGGAGTCACTGGGTTGGGCTTCATGGTGGCCAGTAAGAACGTGTCAGAGCGCCCCCACCTGGTCACCTGGCACAGTTGGCTGGGCATCTGCACCTTGGTTGCCACTGTTCTCCAAGCAGCTTGCGGCATCTGTGTGATCTTCCCTAAGCTGCTgcgtctgtcctcctctctgccgaGGCTGAAGCTGTATCATGCAACCTGTGGCCTGGTGGTCTACCTGCTGGCCACGGTCACTGTAGTGTCGGCCATGTTCTCAGACTGGTTTCAGGCCACGGTGAAAGGGGTGGCCTGGTGGgccttcctcctgctgcccaTCTTCCCCGCCCTGGTGGTGATGAACCAGATCACTAATGCTTACCTGCCCCGCAAGAAGATCACCAGCTAG
- the atxn7l2a gene encoding ataxin-7-like protein 2a, which yields MMAVRERAVKVMAALDRRLPSLDDFVGQSWTAWAEWAGVTAADGPDVDDCNKNGKKAAEAMSLSKEDMSIFGLYPGHDDFYLVVCSHCGQVVKPQAFEKHCERRHGPLAKLYARLRSPTPAPQPQQRPHHGHSPSHGTNTASASSWEGRVQGVGQLRAAPPSPSTPPQYRHSKNSKDGVRHSPLDKSSHSSHTESSVFKQPPPLEPPMSSPPPSLRDPPWPHGGTLPRPSSSDRPPTQSQRKDSSMASAVPGHRIPRPYNKVASKRECDLDKHCGVLDPDRKKVCTRLLTCNIHSIHQRRKVVGRSKNFDQLVAELKTKVREKGAQSLEGGSSTGRSPSPEAPREQAGAPHCRRPLTSLPAFSRSTAVSESTTEEEKQWQDEGSLRALSPLVHGRISSDESEAEGQEESVEFPSSAAHPRPLAVCSFGSHALGHGIYTFDRRLHHLRSALSSMLEQHISAHLWKKLPQATDLQSPSPSAKTITSSSPSSIATSSSSSLHSKVRTGSHISSSLKTASSSYSSSSRGPGRPPTAIQSENSGGSGSGSSIGGGHLVSPSKPVTVRQVAPGRPKNPVGRPSKQMLKLREEAAAAAALRKRKAPSQEGEHSGPDRNCIILQDRGRPPSAASSSSSSSSSSKPPIPSSLPHGQTNGTLSPSSKPRPQPSPSESHSPAAKAVWTYRRTHTPLSHSSPPDPASKTNNSHSQGGVGDSGLHGQGSTRGFEHQGLVKKRKGSGMEEHSPSSKPSAHRLSSSSSSSATSSSPRSNFYPWKDSKGAGLAGGVEKKLGTQKPKLHH from the exons ATGATGGCGGTGCGTGAACGCGCAGTAAAAGTAATGGCTGCTCTGGATCGGCGGCTTCCTAGCCTCGATGATTTCGTGGGTCAAAGCTGGACTGCCTGGGCCGAGTGGGCCGGTGTGACAGCGGCGGATG GACCTGATGTGGACGACTGCAACAAGAATGGCAAAAAGGCTGCAGAGGCCATGTCTCTCAGTAAGGAGG aCATGTCCATCTTTGGCCTCTACCCCGGCCATGATGACTTTTACCTGGTGGTGTGCAGCCATTGTGGCCAAGTAGTGAAGCCACAAGCATTTGAAAAGCACTGCGAGCGGAGACACGGCCCTCTGGCCAAGCTGTATGCCCGACTGCGCTCTCCCACCCCTGCACCCCAGCCCCAGCAGAGGCCCCACCATGGCCACTCTCCTTCCCATGGGACCAACACTGCTTCCGCTTCATCCTGGGAAGGTCGTGTCCAGGGGGTTGGGCAGCTACGGGCAGCGCCACCTTCGCCTTCCACCCCACCCCAGTACAGACACTCCAAGAACTCCAAGGATGGAGTACG ACATTCCCCACTGGACAAGTCCtcccacagcagccacacagaaTCATCAGTATTCAAGCAACCGCCACCTCTGGAGCCTCCAATGAGCTCTCCTCCACCATCGCTCAGAGATCCACCCTGGCCGCACGGAGGCACCCTGCCTAGACCTTCATCCAGTGACAGGCCCCCCACCCAGAGTCAGAGGAAGGACTCCTCTATGGCTTCTGCAGTGCCAGGTCACCGGATCCCAAGACCCTACAACAAAGTGGCCTCCA agaGGGAGTGTGACTTGGACAAACACTGCGGCGTCCTTGACCCTGACAGGAAGAAAGTCTGCACTCGCCTCCTAACATGCAAT ATCCACTCCATCCACCAGCGAAGGAAGGTGGTGGGCCGCAGCAAAAACTTTGACCAGCTTGTGGCAGAACTCAAGACCAAGGTTCGTGAGAAAGGGGCCCAATCCCTGGAGGGAGGCTCCTCCACTGGACGCTCTCCCAGCCCAGAGGCCCCCAGGGAGCAGGCTGGGGCTCCCCACTGCAGGAGACCTCTGACAAGTCTCCCTGCTTTCAG TCGGTCTACTGCTGTGTCGGAGAgtaccacagaggaagagaagcagtGGCAGGATGAGGGAAGTCTGCGAGCCCTCTCACCGCTTGTCCATGGGCGAATCTCAAGTGATGAAAGTGAGGCTGAAGGACAGGAGGAGTCCGTTGAGTTCCCATCTTCTGCTGCACATCCCAGACCACTAGCG GTATGTTCATTTGGCAGCCATGCGTTGGGTCACGGCATCTATACGTTTGACAGGAGGCTTCATCACCTGAGGTCGGCTCTCAGCAGCATGCTGGAGCAGCACATCAGCGCCCATCTTTGGAA GAAATTACCTCAAGCCACAGACCTTCAATCTCCATCTCCCTCAGCCAAGACCATCACTTCCTCGTCACCCTCCTCCATCGCCACCTCTTCTTCGTCTTCATTACATTCTAAGGTCCGCACAGGAAGTCATATCAGCTCCTCTCTCAAAACTGcatcctcctcctactcctcttCCAGTCGTGGTCCCGGGAGACCCCCGACAGCCATACAATCAGAGAACTCTGGGGGCAgtggcagcggcagcagcattGGTGGTGGCCATCTGGTGTCTCCGAGTAAGCCTGTGACGGTGCGTCAGGTGGCTCCGGGGCGACCCAAGAATCCTGTGGGGCGTCCCAGCAAGCAGATGTTGAAGCTGCGAGAGGAGGCAGCTGCCGCCGCTGCTCTCCGCAAACGCAAAGCCCCGTCCCAGGAAGGGGAGCACTCAGGCCCCGACAGGAACTGCATCATCCTCCAAGACCGGGGCCGCCCACCTTctgctgcctcttcctcctcctcctcatcttcttcctctaaACCCCCAATTCCCTCATCTCTCCCACATGGACAGACCAATGGCACGCTTTCTCCTAGCAGTAAACCTCGCCCCCAGCCCTCACCCTCAGAGTCCCACTCACCAGCCGCCAAGGCAGTCTGGACCTACAGAcgaacacacactcctctgagCCATTCATCACCCCCAGACCCTGCCTCCAAAACCAACAACTCCCACAGCCAGGGTGGTGTGGGGGACTCAGGACTGCATGGACAGGGCAGCACGAGGGGTTTTGAGCACCAGGGGCTGGTGAAGAAACGCAAGGGGAGCGGCATGGAAGAGCATTCGCCCTCCTCCAAACCCTCAGCGCACCgcctgtcctcttcctcttccagctctgccacctcctcctctccgcgCTCAAACTTCTACCCCTGGAAGGACAGTAAAGGCGCGGGGCTGGCTGGAGGCGTGGAGAAAAAACTGGGCACACAGAAG CCAAAACTGCACCATTAA